One window from the genome of Leucobacter aridicollis encodes:
- a CDS encoding zinc ribbon domain-containing protein encodes MKATPRQQLLLLDLQQLDHTLARLRKRHEQLPERAELVSLEAERDEVRNRYMDAQRELDARRLELSRIEADVDVVDQRVKRDNDLLAASTSAKEAQALQGELETLGRRKGELEERQLEAMEVADAAEAVFAEAEHVLAGVDKRRDEINARIAAAEAETERDRAATAAERAGKAAEVQGDLLALYEKTRAQVGIGAARLRAGVSEASGMALSPADLSTIKATADDEVVFCPETGAILVRVIED; translated from the coding sequence ATGAAGGCTACCCCGCGCCAGCAGCTGTTGCTGCTCGACCTCCAGCAGCTCGACCACACCCTCGCAAGGCTTCGCAAACGTCACGAACAGCTTCCTGAGCGTGCCGAGCTTGTCTCCCTCGAAGCGGAGCGCGACGAGGTGCGGAACCGCTACATGGATGCGCAGCGCGAGCTTGACGCCAGGCGACTTGAGCTTTCACGAATCGAAGCGGACGTCGACGTCGTAGATCAGCGCGTGAAGCGAGATAACGACCTCCTCGCAGCAAGCACCTCCGCGAAGGAAGCTCAGGCGCTGCAAGGTGAGCTCGAAACGCTCGGCCGCCGCAAGGGTGAACTTGAGGAGCGCCAGCTTGAGGCGATGGAGGTCGCTGACGCCGCGGAGGCAGTGTTTGCCGAGGCAGAGCACGTGCTTGCGGGCGTCGACAAGCGTCGCGACGAGATCAATGCTCGCATCGCCGCTGCTGAGGCCGAGACTGAACGCGACCGCGCGGCGACCGCGGCGGAGCGGGCAGGCAAGGCCGCCGAGGTGCAGGGCGATCTGCTCGCGCTCTACGAGAAGACCCGCGCCCAGGTCGGCATCGGGGCCGCGCGCCTGCGCGCTGGTGTGTCGGAGGCGAGCGGGATGGCACTCAGCCCTGCAGACCTCTCGACAATCAAGGCCACCGCGGACGACGAGGTCGTGTTCTGCCCAGAGACGGGCGCCATTCTCGTCCGCGTCATCGAGGA
- a CDS encoding Nif3-like dinuclear metal center hexameric protein — MTNTEPVTPTPTAPAGQTLADLRRVTNEMWPADTAESWDRVGLVTGRDAAPLRRVLLAVDAVAATVDEALAWEADALITHHPLLLRGIHTVAEDTAKGALLASLIRGGCALISAHTNADQPAGGVSDVIARRLGLVGAVPIVPHPADPEIGIGRVGKLSAPETLRAFAERVASAMPSTVSGVRVAGDPDRLVQAIALLGGAGDSLLDNPAVRGADVYLTSDLRHHPAQEALELSAVAGGPALIDVAHWASESLWLEGAAAVLATRLPGVEFRVSTLRTDPWSFSVGARPGDAPGAE, encoded by the coding sequence ATGACGAACACCGAACCTGTCACACCCACACCCACCGCTCCCGCGGGGCAGACCCTAGCCGACCTCCGGCGTGTCACAAACGAGATGTGGCCTGCCGATACGGCCGAGTCGTGGGATCGCGTCGGGCTGGTGACGGGCCGGGATGCCGCCCCGCTTCGCAGGGTGCTGCTCGCTGTCGACGCTGTCGCCGCGACAGTCGACGAGGCGCTCGCCTGGGAGGCGGACGCGCTCATCACGCACCACCCGCTGTTGCTGCGCGGCATCCACACGGTCGCCGAGGACACTGCGAAAGGCGCACTCCTTGCCTCCCTGATCCGCGGGGGGTGCGCGCTCATCTCGGCGCACACGAACGCCGATCAGCCTGCCGGTGGGGTCTCCGACGTTATCGCTCGCCGCCTGGGGCTTGTTGGTGCCGTGCCCATCGTTCCCCATCCCGCGGACCCCGAGATCGGCATTGGTCGTGTCGGGAAGCTTTCCGCTCCCGAGACGCTCAGAGCGTTCGCCGAGCGAGTTGCTTCGGCCATGCCTTCGACGGTGTCGGGAGTGCGAGTGGCCGGCGATCCGGATCGCCTCGTGCAAGCGATCGCGCTGCTCGGCGGCGCGGGAGACAGCCTGCTCGACAACCCGGCAGTGCGCGGCGCAGACGTCTACCTCACGTCCGATCTCAGGCATCATCCAGCACAGGAGGCGCTCGAGCTCTCCGCAGTCGCAGGTGGTCCAGCCCTCATCGATGTCGCGCACTGGGCCAGCGAGTCGCTCTGGCTCGAGGGCGCAGCTGCGGTGCTTGCCACGAGGCTTCCAGGCGTCGAGTTTCGCGTGAGCACCCTCCGCACCGACCCGTGGAGTTTCTCCGTCGGGGCACGCCCGGGCGACGCGCCGGGCGCAGAGTAA
- a CDS encoding methionine ABC transporter permease, with amino-acid sequence MDRLIELLPKIGDATVETLIYVAFAITIGGLIGLIVGVLLTTTRRGGILQSAPTFWVLNLLVNFFRPIPFVLILMLLQPLARMVTGKGIGGPALIFSLVVAAAFGISRLVEQNLLTVPPGQIEAARAMGAGPLRIIFTVLIPEGLGPLVLGYTFAFVAIVDMSAMAGIIGAGGIGNFALQYGYRQSNPWVTWASVLIIVVIVQIAQLIGNVTARRLLRR; translated from the coding sequence ATGGATCGCCTGATTGAACTGCTCCCAAAGATCGGTGATGCGACAGTCGAGACGCTCATCTACGTCGCCTTCGCGATCACGATCGGGGGCCTGATCGGCCTCATCGTCGGCGTCCTCCTTACGACGACGCGGCGCGGCGGCATCCTGCAGAGCGCACCAACATTCTGGGTGCTGAACCTGCTCGTGAACTTCTTCCGCCCGATCCCGTTCGTGCTGATCCTGATGCTCTTGCAACCGCTGGCGCGCATGGTCACGGGAAAGGGCATCGGCGGCCCCGCATTGATCTTCTCGCTCGTCGTTGCCGCAGCGTTTGGGATCTCCCGCCTCGTCGAACAGAACCTCCTCACCGTGCCGCCCGGCCAGATTGAGGCCGCCCGCGCGATGGGCGCCGGTCCGCTGCGGATCATCTTCACAGTGCTCATTCCAGAGGGCCTCGGCCCGCTTGTGCTCGGATACACGTTCGCTTTCGTGGCGATCGTCGACATGTCCGCGATGGCTGGCATCATCGGCGCAGGCGGTATCGGCAACTTCGCGCTGCAGTATGGCTATCGCCAGTCGAACCCGTGGGTCACGTGGGCGTCGGTGCTCATCATCGTCGTGATCGTGCAGATCGCACAGCTCATCGGCAACGTGACGGCGCGGAGGCTCCTCAGGCGCTAG